AggttaaagaaatatataaaaacaaattaaaaggAAATACTAGATCAAGTACGATTAGTGATAAAGTTGTTGCAGTAAAAGATACAAAAAATTGTAAAGAAACATTGACCAAGagtgaaaataatgatttaCACAAGTCGAAACCAAAGTATCCtgaaaaaaatttagaaaaaaaggaagaaatcatggaaaataaaaaagttaaaTTAAGAGCTACAAATGTAACACAAGAAAAGGAACAGAATAATTGAGTTCAAACATGTAAATAAGaatggaaaaataaaagaaactAAATTGaattgatataaaaatatattgttttttctcatatttcataacaatattataatgaactaatgtgatatatttataatattcatatttttaaaaatgaaccttaataaatataaaaaaaaaaaataaaaaaataaaataatgaataatttattttacatatttataaaacgtttttgtttttattatatttttaaagattaaaatatttaaaaattataaaaagcgAGTGATCGTTGTATAAAATGTGTTAAAAtagttacatatatatatatatatatatatttgtcttttgttatattataattattattattttattttttaattttttgtatattttatgaatttttttgtttttacctataatttatatttgtttttgtaatatgtatatagctaaaatttgttaatataagtatatttgtttgtttgttttttttttttttttttcttaatatgaattattatatatatggaaatacaaataatatataacctatattatttgaagaaatatatatatatatatatatatatatatagaataaaattattattatatatataagatttttatgtaaacaacaaaaaataaaaatataaaaaaagaatttagagaaaataataatataataaattaagatATTATACACTTTTAATTTGTactaaaatttaattttatatcatataacaAATCACAATTGACATTCCttactatatatatggatagttcataataatatagtaaTAAACAGCCTATTTGGTATTTtagacaaaataaaaatgtgtaGAGCAATAGTTGTTAAAGATGTATGACACACATATTATATCACATTacatcttatatatatatatataatacatattctAACATACAATTTATTATcgttgaaataataaaatagttAACCAAGGAATTTTGAATAtcataatatgtaatatacgACATAGAATAAAtagtataaaaaatttaaatagcaaaataattaaaaaaagtattttattaatttaattcgTTTCAATTTGTTGTgctaaaatatattatatgttaaacATTTAGCTCTAATATATCTAAGTTTTACTCaaatgaatttatatatatatatatttagaagtatttaaaatatttattttttacaaaattatcatattatataattactacggaaaagatattaatatatatcataaggaataaattaaaataaaagaaattatacatataataacatgTTATAAGTTATAGTATTTTTCAATATTGtaaattatacatttatattatattcacatTTAGCATATTGTATAcactattttttatatattaaatatatacatttgaaTAGTATTTTTGCTGTTTTAAGATTTATCATGAACTAAGTGTGTGATTAGATTTTGTaaggatataataaaaattattatttataataattatattatattattataatatatatatatatatatatatatatatatatatatatatatatatattatatatattaataaacaaTAGGATATTGAATctattaataaatacaaacaTTTATACCTAttgataaagaaataaataattaaaaaaaatatatattaaaatagtTACAGAGATGTTTGCTATGTGGACAAATACAGAATAATTTGTAAATTCATATgattacatataatttattaataatttattttttaaataaatatatttattttaacattaatttatatttaatatttttttacaagaaaaaaaaaaataataagtaaataattagatattatatatatatatatatattatacacaaattattaatatttttataataaatgtaatttaattaaatatattatttcattttaatatcATGTGAAAATTTcgtaaaaaattttataaaataaagaaaaaaaatgtttatataaaataaaattataataatatatttaaataatcataCAAAAGAAATACTATTATGTTATTTAACGTAAAAAAATAACTTTAtctattatcatttaaaaaaaaaaatatatataaatatacaaatataaaatacatataccaatattatttatatattttgtagaaaaataatttttatataactataattatatatataataatatatattatttatatatttgaccCATAATAATTAACTTTACTATAATTAAGAGCTACACCtccataattttattttattttatttttatgtattttttgttaaaaatatataatagtagTTAAAATATCATAGACATCATATGTATAAcatttacaatatataaatagaattatagaaaaatatatttaacataaaaattatattatagagaatataaaattaaaaaaaaagggtaAAATTGtctgataaaatatatattagtatCATTTTATTGTGATACTATTAAACATATCAATTATACATAAGtttgttataaatattatattatatatgtatgtaatcaaatatatatataatcaaaatattatatatatataattaaaatatatattagtcaaactaaatataataaaattatgcatgcagtatttttataattttatttttattatttattattactttttattttttattaatataatatatgaaaaaattaatattaattcatttttcactattatttctatttttattattcttttttaataatgcTATATCTGTCCATATGTTGTAGATATTAatggtttaaaaaaaatctgtgctataataaaaacaaaaaaaaaaaaaaaaagaaaaaaaaaaaagaagatatacaatataacaaaaaattacaaatatattgttgtttttgatttatattcCTTTCTTTAAGttgtttaattatatatatatatatttatatatatattatataagtgttttaaaaaaattattttggtTCTAATGATaaccaaataaataataaaataataacgttttttaaattaaaatatttatatttaaaaacttttttacataaaatataaataaaaaaaaaatcttttaagatttctttttttcttttatgtttaaatagattattcatttatttaattatttcatttttgtttttaatattaaaaaaaaaacatatatatttaaaaagtaGATAAAGGTAAactattttaaattattctttatagaaaatatactattgttttataaagtctttacttatatatatatatatatatatatattttaatcggtgttatttatatatataataataaataaagtaaattatatacatgtttttttaaatatgtttgattaaatatcattaaaataatattatatatatatatatatatatatatatatatatatatatatatatatatatttatatgtcatttttatttttagttCGTAAACATCAACATAAGAACAAACGATAAAACATCAATATGGCAGAACTTTTTGAGGAAAGTGTTTCCTTTATTAATAGTGTACctaaaaatgtaaatttaCCTAACAATATTAAGTTAaatttgtataaatattataaacagGGTACAATAGGTAATTGTAATATAAAGGAACCAAGCAAATTTAAAGTTTATGATAGAAGAAAGTATGAAGCTTGGAAATCTgtagaaaatttaaataaagaagatgCAAAAAAGAGATACGTTGAACTTGTTACTGAGTTGTTTCCCTACTGGCAAAACGAGGAATAATTTATCAATTTGTATaagtatatatgatatagtattttatttcatttacttttttcttttttgtttaatttatataataatacttttTACCTTGTTttcgtatatatataaatgattacatgttaaatataagtaaaacagaagtataatatataggaaGACCTAAAAAACATTTGTTCTATGACACTTATAATTCTTGATTTGAAATaaaactattattattattattattattattattattattatttttgtaataggccatatatatgtatatacatatatattaagcaATATAggttttataattataatgtataaataaaaggaTATGGACACAAAAATAATAGTTGTATAGTTTAgtgttataataatttatatgtattatataataagttCTTATAAGAatgatcaaaatataaaaaatagttcctcattttttaaaatatttctgtccttaaatatatatatatatatatatatatatatatatatatatataatagaaattACGGGTTCTATTTTATAATACTGTTTTATCTAGT
This is a stretch of genomic DNA from Plasmodium sp. gorilla clade G2 genome assembly, contig: PADLG01_00_22, whole genome shotgun sequence. It encodes these proteins:
- a CDS encoding acyl-CoA binding protein, putative — translated: MAELFEESVSFINSVPKNVNLPNNIKLNLYKYYKQGTIGNCNIKEPSKFKVYDRRKYEAWKSVENLNKEDAKKRYVELVTELFPYWQNEE